From Streptomyces sp. GSL17-111, one genomic window encodes:
- a CDS encoding NAD(P)-dependent malic enzyme encodes MAAEIVNPQEELAEDAIDPAFALHRGGKMAVRATVPVRDTADLSLAYTPGVAKVCTAIAEQPELVDDYTWKSQVVAVVTDGSAVLGLGDIGPEASLPVMEGKAILFKQFGGVDAVPIALDTKDADEIVETVVRLAPSFGGVNLEDISAPRCFEIEERLKERLNIPVFHDDQHGTAIVTLAALRNAARLTGRALGDLRAVISGAGAAGVAIAKILIEAGIGDVTVCDRKGIVSAARDDLNAVKRELAGFTNKAGRSGSLEDAMAGADVFIGVSGGTVPEPAVATMAEGAFVFAMANPNPEIHPDVARKYAAVVATGRSDYPNQINNVLAFPGVFAGALQVRATSITEGMKLAAAEALAAVVADELSAEKVIPSPFDERVGPAVTAAVAAAARAEGVARR; translated from the coding sequence GTGGCAGCGGAGATCGTCAATCCGCAGGAAGAGCTGGCCGAAGACGCGATCGACCCGGCCTTCGCACTGCACCGCGGCGGCAAGATGGCGGTGCGGGCGACCGTGCCCGTGCGGGACACGGCCGACCTGTCGCTGGCCTACACGCCCGGCGTCGCCAAGGTCTGCACGGCCATCGCGGAGCAGCCGGAGCTCGTGGACGACTACACCTGGAAGTCGCAGGTGGTCGCGGTCGTGACGGACGGCAGCGCCGTCCTCGGGCTCGGCGACATCGGGCCTGAGGCGTCCCTGCCCGTCATGGAGGGCAAGGCCATCCTGTTCAAGCAGTTCGGCGGCGTGGACGCGGTGCCGATCGCGCTGGACACCAAGGACGCGGACGAGATCGTGGAGACGGTCGTCCGGCTGGCCCCCTCCTTCGGTGGCGTCAACCTGGAGGACATCTCGGCCCCGCGCTGCTTCGAGATCGAGGAGCGGCTCAAGGAGCGGCTGAACATCCCCGTCTTCCACGACGACCAGCACGGGACCGCCATCGTGACGCTGGCCGCCCTGCGCAACGCGGCCCGGCTCACCGGGCGCGCACTGGGAGACCTGCGGGCCGTGATCTCCGGCGCGGGCGCGGCCGGCGTGGCCATCGCCAAGATCCTCATTGAGGCGGGCATCGGCGACGTCACCGTCTGTGACCGCAAGGGCATCGTCTCGGCGGCCCGCGACGACCTCAACGCCGTCAAGCGGGAGCTGGCCGGCTTCACCAACAAGGCCGGGCGCTCGGGGTCGCTGGAGGACGCCATGGCGGGCGCGGACGTCTTCATCGGCGTCAGCGGCGGCACGGTCCCCGAGCCGGCGGTCGCGACGATGGCCGAGGGCGCGTTCGTCTTCGCCATGGCCAACCCGAACCCGGAGATCCACCCGGACGTCGCGCGCAAGTACGCGGCCGTCGTGGCCACCGGGCGCAGCGACTACCCGAACCAGATCAACAACGTGCTCGCCTTCCCCGGTGTCTTCGCCGGTGCGCTCCAGGTGCGGGCGACGAGCATCACCGAGGGCATGAAACTGGCCGCGGCCGAGGCCCTGGCGGCTGTCGTGGCCGACGAGCTGAGCGCCGAGAAGGTCATCCCCTCGCCGTTCGACGAGCGGGTGGGCCCGGCGGTCACCGCCGCCGTCGCGGCGGCCGCCCGTGCGGAGGGCGTCGCCCGGCGCTAG
- a CDS encoding class I SAM-dependent methyltransferase gives MTDTAAHTDWQAWQHSWDRQQQWYLPDREERFRTMLDTVEALVGPEPLVLDLACGTGSISDRLLARFPNARSVGVDLDPALLTIARGHFADESRVRFVSADLRDPDWVGKLPHQRFDAVLTATALHWLRTEELAALYGRLAGLVRDGGVLLNADHMPDERTPRINEATQRHDKARRATEKAAGAQDWTDWWRAAAEDPALAGAVAERDRIFGAPADDHADGQLQSPAWHARALLDGGFAEARTVWASPSDAMVLGLK, from the coding sequence ATGACGGACACCGCCGCACACACCGACTGGCAGGCCTGGCAGCACTCCTGGGACCGACAGCAGCAGTGGTACCTCCCTGACCGCGAGGAGCGCTTCCGGACGATGCTCGACACCGTGGAGGCGCTCGTCGGGCCCGAGCCGCTGGTGCTCGACCTGGCCTGCGGTACGGGCAGTATCTCCGATCGGCTCCTCGCGCGGTTCCCGAACGCGCGAAGCGTGGGCGTCGACCTCGACCCGGCCCTGCTGACCATCGCGCGCGGCCACTTCGCCGACGAGAGCCGGGTCCGCTTCGTCAGCGCCGATCTGCGCGACCCCGACTGGGTCGGGAAGCTGCCGCACCAGCGGTTCGACGCCGTCCTGACGGCGACCGCGCTGCACTGGCTGCGGACGGAGGAGCTGGCGGCGCTCTACGGCCGGCTCGCCGGGCTCGTGCGCGACGGGGGCGTCCTCCTCAACGCCGACCACATGCCCGACGAGCGCACGCCGAGGATCAACGAGGCGACCCAACGCCACGACAAGGCCCGTCGGGCCACGGAGAAGGCGGCCGGCGCCCAGGACTGGACCGACTGGTGGCGGGCCGCCGCCGAGGACCCGGCGCTCGCCGGGGCCGTCGCCGAGCGCGACCGCATCTTCGGAGCGCCCGCCGACGACCACGCGGACGGACAGCTGCAGTCCCCGGCCTGGCACGCACGCGCCCTCCTCGACGGCGGCTTCGCCGAGGCCAGGACGGTGTGGGCCTCGCCGAGCGACGCGATGGTCCTCGGGCTGAAGTAG
- a CDS encoding CGNR zinc finger domain-containing protein, translated as MELTYYADFAVRLVNTEQPLRGEDSLTSVDAVRELFGAGRQTARRTAEADVARLRTVRTRLRAVFTAAAENDEVRAVNLLNALLMEYPCSPQVAGHEYRDEEGNPKWHMHLAENAASAGAGYTAMAAIGLAFSLTDLGVDRLGVCQADPCRNAYLDTSTNRSRRYCSDRCATRANVAAYRARKRLESGRTADRAQPVTEATER; from the coding sequence GTGGAACTGACCTATTACGCGGACTTCGCCGTGCGGCTCGTCAACACCGAGCAGCCGCTGCGTGGCGAGGACTCGCTCACCTCGGTCGACGCGGTGCGGGAGCTGTTCGGAGCAGGCCGGCAGACGGCCCGGCGCACCGCCGAGGCCGATGTCGCCAGACTGCGCACCGTGCGGACACGGCTGCGCGCCGTCTTCACCGCCGCCGCGGAGAACGACGAGGTCCGCGCGGTGAACCTGCTGAACGCGCTGCTCATGGAGTACCCCTGCAGCCCCCAGGTCGCCGGGCACGAGTACCGCGACGAGGAGGGCAACCCCAAGTGGCACATGCACCTCGCGGAGAACGCCGCCAGCGCGGGCGCCGGTTACACCGCCATGGCCGCCATCGGTCTCGCCTTCAGCCTCACCGACCTCGGCGTCGACCGCCTCGGCGTCTGCCAGGCCGATCCCTGCCGCAACGCCTACCTCGACACCTCCACCAACCGCTCCCGGCGCTACTGCTCCGACCGCTGCGCGACCCGGGCCAACGTCGCCGCCTACCGGGCCCGCAAGCGTCTGGAGAGCGGACGCACGGCCGACAGGGCCCAGCCCGTCACCGAGGCCACGGAGCGCTGA
- the sodX gene encoding nickel-type superoxide dismutase maturation protease — protein sequence MDRTEDGLVLGRIGLAEVFNPSMVPTLRPGDRLVLRYGVPVRPGHVVVLRHPFQHDLLIVKRIVGRREGGWWVRGDNPYVRNDSREFGAVPDELVVARASVRLRPPREVQRSVASVTGWALSAVRPLSRRLRAR from the coding sequence ATGGACCGGACGGAGGACGGGCTGGTGCTGGGACGGATCGGGCTGGCGGAGGTGTTCAACCCGTCGATGGTGCCGACCCTGCGGCCGGGGGACCGGCTGGTGCTGCGGTACGGCGTCCCGGTGCGACCGGGACACGTCGTCGTCCTGCGGCATCCGTTCCAGCACGACCTGCTCATCGTCAAGCGGATCGTGGGCCGCCGCGAGGGCGGCTGGTGGGTGCGGGGCGACAACCCCTACGTGCGCAACGACAGCCGGGAGTTCGGGGCGGTGCCCGACGAACTCGTCGTGGCGCGCGCCTCCGTGCGGCTGCGGCCGCCGCGCGAGGTTCAGCGCTCCGTGGCCTCGGTGACGGGCTGGGCCCTGTCGGCCGTGCGTCCGCTCTCCAGACGCTTGCGGGCCCGGTAG
- the sodN gene encoding superoxide dismutase, Ni — translation MLSRLFAPKVEVSAHCDLPCGVYDPAQARIEAESVKAVQEKYQANEDPHFRARATDIKEQRAELAKHHVSVLWSDYFKPPHFEKYPELHQLVNDTLKALSAAKGSTDPATGQKALDYIAQIDKIFWETKKA, via the coding sequence ATGCTTTCCCGCCTGTTCGCGCCGAAGGTGGAGGTCAGCGCCCACTGCGACCTTCCTTGCGGTGTCTACGACCCGGCCCAGGCCCGCATCGAGGCCGAGTCGGTGAAGGCCGTCCAGGAGAAGTACCAGGCCAACGAGGACCCGCACTTCCGCGCCCGCGCCACCGACATCAAGGAACAGCGCGCGGAGCTCGCCAAGCACCACGTCTCGGTGCTGTGGAGCGACTACTTCAAGCCGCCGCACTTCGAGAAGTACCCGGAGCTGCACCAGCTGGTGAACGACACCCTCAAGGCTCTCTCGGCCGCCAAGGGGTCCACCGACCCGGCCACCGGCCAGAAGGCCCTGGACTACATCGCCCAGATCGACAAGATCTTCTGGGAGACCAAGAAGGCCTGA